Proteins encoded by one window of Lathyrus oleraceus cultivar Zhongwan6 chromosome 1, CAAS_Psat_ZW6_1.0, whole genome shotgun sequence:
- the LOC127079514 gene encoding potassium channel KAT3 translates to MPFSRVKAFFQRFWLDEMEMGSYTHSSFLSSDLLPSLGAQINQETILRKYIIYPFNPKYRVWELLLVVLVIYSAWICPFEFAFLTYKRDRLFIIDNIVNGFFAIDIVLTFFVAYHDSHSYLLIDDPKKIAISYLSTWFALDICSTAPLETISLLFTNYNSELGFKLLNMLRLWRLRRVSSLFARLEKDIRFNYFWVRCTKLTAVTLFAVHCAGCVNYLIADRYPDSKRTWIGAMFPNFKQESLWDRYVTSIYWSIVTLTTTGYGDLHAENTIEMLFDITYMLFNLGLTSYIIGNMTNLVVHWTSRTRNFRDTVKAASEFASRNHLPHRVHNQMLAHICLRFKTEGLKQQEALNDLPKAIRSSIAHHLYFPAMQKVYLFQGVSHDFLFQLVSEMEAEYFPPTEDVILQNESPTDLYILVTGAVNFVHYNDGNDQVVLGKASAVDTFGEFGVLYHVLQPFTVRTTELSQILRVNKTSLMNVLQANPGDAQIIMDNLLTRLKGHEGFGFEYPHTDHGLVLHELLHGGNTVECASHGCTNNSYGCSLMHEGEHINIRDSQNNNMIPEDGKSDLHAAVLPLHKGKLDIVEILLERDAKAKNPNNIGWTQKALVQQLKNKSVSDHTMNCESGKKLDEHRIEIIEPQILKLGGNGSTRNSKQDGIRTINSPLEKVYTNSNSRNSNCQGEIEMARFTKKRVTIHSPSGWRSSSHEQHGKLIILPDSLEELLKIAGEKFGGFKAIKVINKENAEIDDIDVIRDGDHLFLLGGDSDNLST, encoded by the exons ATGCCATTTTCGAGAGTGAAAGCCTTCTTCCAGAGGTTCTGGTTGGACGAAATGGAAATGGGAAGTTATACACATAGCAGCTTTTTGTCTAGTGATCTTTTACCGTCTCTCGGCGCACAAATAAACCAGGAAACTATACTCCGAAAATACATAATCTATCCGTTCAATCCTAAGTATAG GGTTTGGGAGTTGTTGCTGGTTGTTTTAGTCATATACTCAGCTTGGATATGCCCCTTTGAGTTCGCCTTTCTGACTTATAAGCGAGATCGACTATTCATCATAGACAACATTGTCAATGGCTTCTTCGCCATCGACATTGTGCTTACATTCTTCGTTGCATACCACGATAGCCATTCGTATCTTCTCATTGATGATCCAAAGAAAATTGCAATCAG TTACTTATCCACCTGGTTTGCTTTGGATATCTGCTCCACGGCGCCACTCGAGACCATTAGCCTCCTCTTCACTAATTATAACAGTGAGCTTGGTTTCAAACTTCTTAACATGTTGCGATTATGGCGCCTGAGACGAGTCAGTTCTCTGTTTGCAAG ACTCGAAAAGGACATTCGCTTCAACTACTTCTGGGTTAGGTGCACAAAGCTCACTGCT GTAACCTTGTTTGCAGTGCACTGTGCAGGATGCGTTAACTATCTCATTGCAGATAGGTACCCTGATTCCAAGAGAACTTGGATAGGTGCTATGTTCCCGAATTTTAAACAAGAGAGTCTTTGGGACCGATATGTAACTTCGATATACTGGTCCATTGTCACACTTACTACGACTGGCTATGGAGACTTACACGCAGAGAACACCATAGAGATGCTGTTTGATATCACTTATATGTTGTTCAACCTGGGTTTAACATCATACATAATTGGAAACATGACTAACCTTGTAGTTCACTGGACCAGTCGCACCCGAAATTTT AGAGATACCGTCAAAGCAGCTTCGGAGTTTGCTTCGAGAAACCATTTGCCACATCGCGTACACAATCAAATGTTGGCACACATATGTTTGCGGTTTAAAACAGAAGGACTGAAGCAGCAAGAAGCGTTAAATGATCTTCCAAAGGCAATTCGTTCAAGCATAGCACACCATCTGTATTTTCCTGCCATGCAGAAGGTTTACCTCTTCCAAGGAGTCTCTCATGATTTCCTTTTCCAACTG GTTTCAGAAATGGAAGCGGAATATTTTCCACCGACCGAAGATGTGATACTGCAAAACGAGTCTCCAACGGACCTTTATATACTGGTTACAGGAGCAGTG AATTTCGTTCACTACAATGATGGGAATGATCAA GTGGTTCTTGGCAAGGCAAGTGCAGTAGATACATTCGGAGAGTTCGGAGTTTTGTATCATGTACTCCAGCCTTTCACCGTTCGTACCACGGAACTTTCTCAGATTTTAAGAGTCAACAAAACATCCTTAATGAATGTTTTACAAGCAAATCCAGGAGATGCACAGATTATAATGGATAACCTTTTAACG AGATTAAAGGGGCATGAAGGATTCGGCTTTGAATATCCACATACAGATCATGGACTGGTTCTACATGAACTGCTTCATGGAGGTAACACAGTAGAATGCGCTTCTCACGGGTGTACAAATAATTCATATGGCTGTTCATTAATGCACGAAGGAGAGCACATAAATATCAGAGACTCACAGAATAATAACATGATACCTGAGGATGGCAAAAGTGATCTCCATGCTGCTGTGCTGCCTCTGCATAAGGGGAAACTAGACATTGTTGAAATTCTGCTTGAAAGAGATGCAAAAGCAAAGAACCCGAATAACATAGGGTGGACACAGAAAGCTCTAGTACAACAGTTAAAAAACAAGAGCGTTTCTGATCATACGATGAATTGTGAAAGTGGGAAGAAATTGGATGAACATAGAATAGAGATTATTGAGCCACAAATTCTTAAACTGGGCGGGAATGGCTCAACCAGAAACAGTAAACAGGATGGTATTAGAACTATTAACTCCCCATTGGAGAAAGTATACACAAACTCCAATTCAAGAAATTCCAATTGTCAGGGAGAAATAGAAATGGCAAGGTTCACCAAGAAGAGGGTAACAATCCATTCACCAAGTGGATGGAGAAGTAGCTCGCATGAACAACACGGAAAACTGATAATCTTACCTGATTCATTAGAAGAGTTGCTCAAAATTGCTG GTGAAAAATTTGGCGGCTTCAAAGCCATAAAAGTAATTAATAAAGAGAATGCAGAGATAGACGACATTGATGTCATTCGAGATGGTGACCATCTCTTTCTTCTAGGCGGCGATAGTGACAATTTGAGTACATGA
- the LOC127079524 gene encoding mannosyl-oligosaccharide 1,2-alpha-mannosidase MNS3 codes for MSKSLPYSRKDVDYDNAKFRHRSFFKVITQTFLTSNRKRDCISCSTGKFLFLILIFGVVYVGLTHNPIPSRVVSRDQVFGIGKNEENNGSTNGVERLKKFWRRAPRLPPQLPPDTKRSNNGIDHVASPLDVKALWITRQQTVKEAFTHAWSGYKKYAMGYDELMPVSQKGIDGLGGLGATVVDALDTAMIMGIDEVVAEAGSWVEENLSERISNKGQVNLFETTIRVLGGLLSAYHLSGGEKGINVTHAGPKPAVYLETAKSLGDRLLTAFTSSPTPIPFSDVILHDSSAHPAPGGLSSTSEVSTLQLEFNYLSYVSGDQKYGLEAMKVMEHIKTLPKVEGLVPIYISPHSGEFSGENIRLGSRGDSYYEYLLKVWLQSGTSRDNNSTSYLYDMYKEAMNGVRHRLVQKSVPNELVFVGELPSGPNGGFSPKMDHLVCFLSGTLALGATKGLTKKQAMENNMLNFEDLENLKLAEDLAKTCFEMYSVTSTGLAPEIAYFRTKEFSEQGHEGGNTSSEYTNDIIIRPADRHNLLRPETVESLFVLYRITEDLKYREWGWQIFEAFEKYTKIDTGGYSSLDDVTIIPPPKRDKMETFFLGETLKYLYLLFGESSHIPLDKFVFNTEAHPIPINLKK; via the exons ATGTCCAAGTCTCTTCCCTACTCCAGAAAAGATGTTGACTACGATAACGCCAAGTTTCGTCACCGTTCTTTCTTCAAG GTTATTACTCAGACCTTCCTCACCAGTAACCGAAAGCGTGATTGTATTAGCTGTAGTACTGGGAAGTTTCTGTTCTTGATATTGATCTTTGGTGTAGTATACGTTGGCCTGACACATAACCCAATTCCAAGTCGTGTGGTTTCTCGAGATCAAGTATTTGGAATTGgaaagaatgaagaaaataacGGCAGTACTAATGGTGTCGAAAGATTAAAGAAGTTCTGGAGACGGGCGCCGAGGCTTCCTCCTCAGTTACCACCCGATACTAAAAGGAGTAATAATGGTATTGATCATGTAGCTTCACCTCTAGATGTCAAAGCATTATGGATTACTAGGCAACAGACAGTCAAAGAAGCTTTTACTCATGCGTGGTCGGGCTACAAAAAATATGCAATGGGTTATGATGAGCTTATGCCAGTTAGCCAAAAGGGGATCGATGGGTTGGGGGGATTAGGGGCAACAGTAGTGGATGCTCTTGATACAGCTATGATAATGGGTATTGATGAAGTCGTTGCTGAAGCGGGATCCTGGGTTGAAGAAAACCTTTCTGAGAGAATTAGCAATAAAGGTCAAGTAAATTTATTTGAGACTACAATAAGGGTTTTGGGCGGGCTTTTAAGCGCATATCATCTAAGTGGAGGGGAAAAAGGAATAAACGTAACTCATGCCGGACCTAAACCGGCTGTTTATCTAGAAACGGCTAAGAGTTTGGGTGACCGTCTGCTAACTGCCTTCACATCAAGTCCGACTCCCATTCCATTTAGTGACGTTATTCTGCATGATTCTTCCGCACATCCAGCTCCTGGTGGACTGAGTAGCACGTCTGAAGTGTCCACGTTGCAGCTCGAGTTCAATTATCTCAGTTATGTATCTGGTGATCAGAAATATGGTTTGGAGGCAATGAAAGTCATGGAACACATAAAGACTCTTCCAAAGGTTGAAGGACTAGTTCCTATCTACATTAG CCCTCATTCTGGCGAGTTTAGTGGAGAGAATATTAGACTGGGATCGCGTGGTGACAGTTACTATGAGTATTTACTTAAAGTATGGCTTCAGAGTGGAACTAGTAGAGATAATAACAGTACATCATATTTATACGACATGTATAAGGAAGCAATGAACGGTGTTAGGCATCGTCTTGTTCAGAAATCTGTTCCAAATGAACTAGTTTTTGTTGGAGAATTGCCTTCTGGACCAAATGGTGGGTTCAGCCCGAAAATGGATCACCTG GTGTGTTTCTTATCTGGAACTCTTGCACTTGGTGCCACTAAAGGCCTTACAAAGAAACAAGCAATGGAAAATAATATGCTTAACTTTGAAGACCTAGAAAACTTGAAGCTTGCGGAAGATTTAGCTAAAACATGCTTTGAGATGTACTCAGTGACTTCAACCGGTCTAGCTCCCGAAATTGCTTACTTTCGTACCAAG GAATTTTCTGAACAAGGTCATGAAGGAGGAAATACGAGCTCAGAATATACTAATGACATCATAATAAGACCTGCCGACCGTCATAATCTCTTGAGACCCGAGACTGTGGAGTCATTATTTGTTTTGTACCGTATTACAGAGGATCTAAA ATATCGTGAATGGGGTTGGCAAATCTTTGAAGCCTTTGAAAAGTACACGAAGATCGATACCGGTGGATATAGTTCTTTGGACGACGTAACTATTATTCCTCCTCCTAAAAGAGATAAAATGGAGACTTTCTTTCTAGGAGAAACACTTAAGTATTTATACTTGCTTTTTGGGGAAAGCTCCCATATTCCATTGGACAAGTTTGTTTTTAACACAGAAGCACATCCTATACCAATCAATTTGAAGAAATGA